One part of the Ursus arctos isolate Adak ecotype North America unplaced genomic scaffold, UrsArc2.0 scaffold_20, whole genome shotgun sequence genome encodes these proteins:
- the POMGNT2 gene encoding protein O-linked-mannose beta-1,4-N-acetylglucosaminyltransferase 2, whose translation MHLSAVFNALLVSVLAAVLWKHVRLREHAASLEEELAGGRHGREPGPALRIDYPKALQLLMDGGTHMVCTGRTHTDRVCRFKWLCYSNEAEEFIFFHGNASVMLPNLGSRRFQPALLDLSTVEDHNTQYFNFVELPAAALRFMPKPVFVPDVALIANRFNPDNLMHVFHDDLLPLFYTLRQFPGLAHDARLFFMEGWSEGAHFDLYKLLSPKQPLLRAQLKTLGRLLCFSRAFVGLSKTTTWYQYGFVQPQGPKANILVSGNEIRQFARFMMEKLNVSHAPPPLGEEYILVFSRTQNRLILNEAELLLALAQEFQMKTVTVSLEDHAFADVVRLVSNASMLVSMHGAQLVTALFLPRGAAVVELFPYAVNPDHYTPYKTLATLPGMDLQYIAWRNVMPENTVTHPERPWDQGGITHLDRAEQARILQSREVPRHLCCRNPEWLFRIYQDTKVDIPSLIQTIRRVVKGRPGPRKQKWTVGLYPGKVREARCQASVQGASEARLTVSWQIPWNLKYLKVREVKYEVWLQEQGENTYVPYILGLQNHTFTENIKPFTTYLVWVRCIFNKTLLGPFADVLVCNT comes from the coding sequence ATGCACCTGTCGGCCGTGTTCAACGCTCTGCTGGTGTCGGTGCTGGCGGCGGTGCTGTGGAAGCACGTGCGGCTGCGGGAGCATGCGGCGtccctggaggaggagctggcgGGCGGCCGCCACGGCCGCGAGCCCGGCCCCGCGCTCCGGATCGACTACCCGAAGGCCCTGCAGCTCCTGATGGACGGCGGCACGCATATGGTGTGCACGGGCCGCACGCACACCGACCGCGTCTGCCGCTTTAAGTGGCTCTGCTACTCCAACGAGGCCGAGGAGTTCATCTTCTTCCACGGCAACGCCTCGGTCATGCTGCCTAACCTGGGCTCCCGGCGCTTCCAGCCCGCCCTGCTCGACCTGTCCACCGTGGAGGACCACAACACCCAGTACTTCAACTTCGTGGAGCTGCCGGCCGCCGCCCTGCGCTTCATGCCCAAGCCCGTGTTCGTGCCCGACGTGGCCCTCATCGCCAACCGCTTCAACCCCGACAACCTGATGCACGTCTTCCACGACGACCTGCTGCCGCTCTTCTACACGCTGAGGCAGTTCCCCGGCCTGGCGCACGACGCCCGCCTCTTCTTCATGGAGGGCTGGAGCGAGGGCGCCCACTTCGACCTGTACAAGCTGCTCAGCCCCAAGCAGCCGCTGCTGCGCGCGCAGCTCAAGACGCTGGGCCGGCTGCTCTGCTTCTCCCGCGCCTTCGTGGGCCTCTCCAAGACCACCACCTGGTACCAGTACGGCTTCGTCCAGCCCCAGGGCCCGAAGGCTAACATCCTGGTCTCGGGCAACGAGATCCGGCAGTTTGCGCGCTTCATGATGGAAAAGCTGAACGTGAGCCACGCGCCGCCCCCCCTGGGCGAAGAGTACATTTTGGTCTTCAGCCGCACCCAGAACAGACTCATCCTGAATGAGGCGGAGCTCCTCCTGGCGCTGGCCCAGGAGTTCCAGATGAAGACGGTGACGGTGTCCCTGGAGGACCACGCCTTTGCCGATGTCGTGCGGCTGGTCAGCAATGCCTCCATGCTGGTCAGCATGCACGGGGCCCAGCTGGTCACCGCCCTCTTCCTGCCCCGCGGGGCCGCCGTGGTCGAGCTCTTCCCCTATGCCGTCAATCCTGACCACTACACCCCCTATAAGACGCTGGCCACGCTGCCCGGCATGGACCTCCAGTACATAGCCTGGCGGAACGTGATGCCAGAGAACACGGTCACGCATCCCGAGCGGCCCTGGGACCAGGGGGGCATCACTCACCTAGACCGGGCCGAGCAGGCCCGTATCCTGCAGAGCCGTGAGGTCCCGCGGCACCTCTGTTGCCGGAACCCCGAGTGGCTCTTCCGGATCTACCAGGACACCAAGGTGGACATCCCATCCCTCATCCAAACCATACGGCGTGTGGTAAAGGGCCGGCCCGGGCCACGGAAGCAGAAGTGGACCGTCGGCCTCTACCCAGGCAAGGTCCGGGAGGCGCGGTGCCAGGCGTCCGTGCAGGGCGCCTCTGAGGCCCGCCTCACTGTCTCCTGGCAGATCCCCTGGAACCTCAAGTATCTGAAGGTGAGGGAGGTGAAGTACGAGGTGTGGctccaggagcagggggagaacaCCTACGTGCCTTACATCCTGGGTCTGCAGAACCACACCTTCACTGAGAACATCAAGCCTTTCACTACCTACTTGGTGTGGGTCCGCTGCATCTTCAACAAGACCCTCCTGGGACCCTTCGCAGATGTGCTGGTGTGCAACACGTAG